The following proteins are encoded in a genomic region of Phycisphaera sp.:
- a CDS encoding transglutaminase family protein, protein MRRFVAILGVLLCVATVLADTRWYVVELQGQPAGWMTIERREAGETVTTITAMRVAVGRQGSVVVTAFTSEVVERRGGNVLSMRRSIEGVEDDEAAWRFDGKDVTLERDGQNQTLPSPQGVYVGPDAERAYLARHIAEGDKSISTRVLDPLSGLDPVPTLRKRIGEEAVDGLETVRFETRRGDEQRVVDEWIDAHGDLVRARTSIGAVVQEIRLSDEAAARRALAKPPDLIDATRVSASRAIRGYQRLRSAAFVLRGNADTPSLTTGPQTAERIDDDAVRVTVELGETGHTVELTDEEHEALLAATDLLEVGDELVIQLAERATRSLPPAATPGAKAETLRAFVHRYINRKNLDIALASAATVARDREGDCTEHATLLAALLRVERIPSKLVAGLSYEAGSRNAPPAFVYHVWTQALIEGEEGSHWVDLDATHRLRPRHVTQIALSISDGSNANDLWQGLAPTLGTISIEVEATR, encoded by the coding sequence ATGCGACGCTTTGTTGCCATCCTGGGCGTGCTGCTGTGCGTGGCGACCGTGCTGGCGGACACCCGCTGGTACGTCGTCGAGCTCCAGGGCCAGCCCGCCGGCTGGATGACCATCGAGCGGCGCGAGGCGGGCGAGACCGTGACTACCATCACCGCGATGCGCGTGGCGGTGGGGCGGCAGGGCTCGGTCGTCGTGACGGCCTTCACCAGCGAGGTCGTCGAGCGCCGGGGCGGCAACGTGCTGTCGATGCGCCGCTCGATCGAGGGCGTCGAAGACGACGAGGCGGCATGGCGATTTGATGGCAAGGACGTCACGCTCGAACGCGACGGCCAGAACCAGACACTGCCATCACCCCAGGGTGTCTATGTCGGCCCCGACGCCGAGCGGGCGTACCTGGCCCGGCACATCGCCGAGGGCGACAAGAGCATCAGCACGCGTGTGCTGGACCCGCTCAGCGGCCTCGACCCCGTGCCCACCCTGCGCAAGCGCATCGGCGAAGAAGCCGTCGACGGGCTCGAGACGGTCCGCTTCGAGACCCGCCGCGGCGACGAGCAGCGCGTGGTCGACGAGTGGATCGACGCCCACGGCGACCTGGTGCGTGCCCGGACCTCGATCGGCGCGGTGGTGCAGGAGATCCGCCTGAGCGATGAGGCGGCCGCACGCCGGGCGCTGGCCAAGCCACCCGACCTGATCGACGCGACCCGCGTCTCGGCTTCTCGTGCGATCCGGGGCTACCAGCGGCTGCGTTCGGCGGCATTCGTTCTTCGAGGCAATGCCGATACGCCCTCGCTCACGACCGGGCCGCAGACCGCCGAGCGGATCGATGATGACGCGGTGCGGGTCACCGTCGAATTGGGCGAGACCGGCCACACCGTGGAACTGACCGATGAGGAGCACGAGGCGCTGCTCGCCGCCACCGATCTGTTGGAAGTCGGGGACGAGCTCGTGATACAACTGGCCGAGCGTGCCACGAGGAGCCTGCCGCCGGCCGCGACACCCGGGGCAAAGGCCGAAACCTTGCGGGCCTTCGTGCATCGGTACATCAACCGAAAGAACCTGGACATTGCGTTGGCCAGCGCCGCGACCGTCGCTCGCGATCGTGAGGGCGATTGCACCGAGCATGCCACATTGCTGGCGGCGTTGCTGCGTGTTGAACGGATCCCATCAAAGCTCGTCGCGGGCCTGAGCTATGAGGCCGGCAGTCGGAACGCCCCGCCAGCGTTCGTGTACCACGTGTGGACGCAGGCGTTGATCGAGGGAGAGGAAGGCTCGCACTGGGTCGACCTCGACGCCACGCATCGCCTCCGCCCGCGACACGTAACGCAGATCGCGCTCTCGATCTCCGATGGCTCGAACGCCAACGACCTGTGGCAGGGCCTGGCTCCAACCCTCGGCACGATCTCGATCGAGGTGGAGGCGACCCGTTGA